In one window of Camelus bactrianus isolate YW-2024 breed Bactrian camel chromosome 13, ASM4877302v1, whole genome shotgun sequence DNA:
- the MED18 gene encoding mediator of RNA polymerase II transcription subunit 18 has translation MEAPPVTMMPVTGGTINMMEYLLQGSVLDHSLESLIHRLRGLCDNMEPETFLDHEMVFLLKGQQASPFVLRARRSMDRAGAPWHLRYLGQPEMGDKNRHALVRNCVDIATSENLTDFLMEMGFRMDHEFVAKGHLFRKGIMKIMVYKIFRILVPGNTDSTEALSLSYLVELSVVAPAGQDMVSDDMRNFAEQLKPLVHLEKIDPKRLM, from the exons ATGGAGGCTCCTCCAGTCACCATGATGCCTGTTACTGGGGGCACCATTAACATGATGGAGTACCTGCTGCAGG gaaGTGTTTTAGACCATAGCTTGGAAAGCCTCATCCACCGCCTTCGTGGTTTGTGTGACAACATGGAACCTGAGACTTTCCTTGACCACGAGATGGTATTCCTCCTTAAGGGCCAGCAGGCCAGTCCATTTGTTCTGAGGGCCCGGCGCTCTATGGATAGGGCAGGGGCCCCCTGGCATCTGCGCTACCTGGGACAGCCAGAAATGGGAGATAAGAACCGCCATGCCCTGGTGCGTAACTGTGTGGACATCGCGACATCTGAGAACCTCACTGACTTCCTGATGGAAATGGGCTTCCGCATGGACCATGAGTTTGTTGCCAAGGGACACCTGTTCCGTAAGGGTATCATGAAGATCATGGTGTACAAGATCTTCCGCATCCTGGTGCCAGGGAACACGGACAGCACGGAGGCCTTGTCACTCTCCTATCTTGTGGAACTAAGTGTCGTTGCACCAGCTGGGCAGGACATGGTCTCTGATGACATGAGGAACTTTGCAGAGCAGCTGAAACCTCTGGTTCACCTAGAGAAAATAGACCCCAAAAGGCTCATGTGA